A region of the Festucalex cinctus isolate MCC-2025b chromosome 8, RoL_Fcin_1.0, whole genome shotgun sequence genome:
TCCTGGTCACGTCACGGCACGGCGCGGACGGCCTCAGGTAAAATCGGCAAAAAACGACAGGTAGCGAGAACGGCGGCTCGCCTGGGCCGGGGTTCGATCCCTCCCTCCAAACCTGCTTTACGGTATATAACTGTTGTCATAGTAACCACACATGTGACGTCCATTtcttgtgcgtttgtgtgttgtCCTCAGCGAAGAAGCAAATTGCGAACTTCATGTTGGCATCTCCAACTCTGAAGGTAGGTAACACGCACGCAACACTTCGGTTGGAGTTCATGAAACTAAAGCATCATATTCATAAATGTACATTCAGGGATCACCCAATGTTCGTTTCTCAAGTCACGGGCACCCTTTTTCTAGACCAGTTAAAACCAGTTGCGTTTCTTTGCGGAGCAGTTGTAgagattttcttttatttgcttttggttgtttgttgCCTCCCACACCAGAGAGGGCGCTTTAGGGCGGCTGCGTGTATGTCAGTGGGTAGAGGAAGAGCTTAGGAAGGCGAAAGACGGCAATTTTGTTCCGTTTTTCAGCGAGAAATTGAAGAAAAACTACGGAAGAATTGAAAATATTGGACATTGCACACAGCCAACGAGACtagtgtattttttgtttgtcgATATTTTCGTGTAAGTTAACTTCCGCATTCGATGTCACGATGCACCGAAACTTCCGGTGCAGGGAGACTTTAGCATGGCGCATTGTTGATGTGATGTCAAACTCATAACCGCACTCCAAAAGAACTTGGGCCGCTCCTTGCTTGAACATTGCTCGCCGTTTTGAGTAGCTagtaaatgtattttgttgGTGTATGTCGAGCTGCAAAGaaatttgaagtaaaaaaatacaactatttTCAATttaactttatatatatatatatatatatatatatatatatatatatatatatatatatgtgtgtgtgtgtatatgtgtgtgtgtgtgtatatatgtgtgtgtgtgtgtgtatatatgtgtgtgtgtgtgtgtatatatgtgtgtgtgtgtgtgtatatatgtgtgtgtgtgtgtatatatatgtgtgtgtgtgtatatatatatgtgtgtgtgtgtatatatatatgtgtgtgtatatatatatatatatatgtatgtatgtatgtatgtatgtatgtatgtatgtatgtgtatatatatatatatatatatgtgtatatatattaagcttttaactcatttctgCTAAACTCGCCTAAGTGATACAACAACAAATCATTGCAAAAACGCATGATATCCATTAAAATATGTCAgacaaaaaggggggaaaaacagcACAGGCCTACTTGGATCGTATTTCTTGCCCACCtagtaaaataacatttaaaaaaaaaaaaaatgctgtttgtgCGTCTGCAGGTGTGGTGTTGAGTTACACGGAGTCGGGTGTTCGTCGCCAGCAGCACGGCTGGGAACAGAGCGTTGCCGTCCCTCTGGTCGCCCCTGGGGACTGCATCCCAAACTGGGATACGCAGCTGGACCGCTTTGCCGCCATGGACACGTGGACGCCGGACAGGTTGCACTGCCGTACAACCGTCGCCATTTTCTCTCGCCCTGCGCCGCCTTTTGATTGACGTCGGCATGCGTGCGTGCAGGTTCGAGGAGCAGAGGGAGTTCGGCTCGTGTTGCTACGGTTTCGCTTTGGGCTTCATCAACCAGCTGATGATGTCACAGGGCAAGCAGCCAATCACGAGACAGCGTTTCACCACTGACCTGGTGCTCCCCCGACTGGAGGCGGCGTCCAGGTATGTGGCGCTCTTCCGTCACGTCCGACGTCACGGATACTGGAGCGCTTGACCTTGCGAAGCGCTCGCATCTCCTGAAGGACGCTGAACTCGGCGCGGGTGTGTTGCAGTGGCGACGCAAAACGCACCTCGGTGGGAAGTTGACAGTTGATGCACCGAGTGAGAACATGACAGACACATTTCGTGTCAAATCATGAATGGCGTACGCACGCCAGATGTTACAGCCAGTGCACCCACagtggccacaacattaggaacACTGGCCTTCCAAATGtgcaggaagtgatgtcatcacaataaaagaaaaggaTCCACCTGACCCTGACGTCACGTGTCAATCATTCAAACTCAAGACTGAACGTTGTTTCCACGCAACCTGATAGTGTCACGTGACACCCGACAAAAGCCGTCGCCGTGACGACGAGGCAGGTGCGAGCGTGCGTCCATGGCGGAGCCGGGGGTGATCTGCGTGCGCCACGACTGCCTCAAGGACGTCTTCTGCTTGGTCGTGCCTCCCACATGCCCGGCGTGCGGCCAACTCCTGGCGGGAAGTCGACTGCGCGAGGCGCCCGTCGCCATCCCCGACCCGCTCGGCGACGGACACAAGACGGCGTGCTGCCTCCTCGTCGCGCCCACCGACGGGTACGTGCGTGTATGCGCGACACGCGGGGAGGGATCCATCGGCAAAAATGCAATCAATAATTGATGCTTATTCAACAATCCAAGAAGaaactttgtttttcttcttcttcttctataaaGGGTTTTCTCAGAATAAACAAAAAGTCAGGGATCgtgaaaaaataatttgggGTTTCCCCATAAATATGTGCAGATAATTGACATTcattaaaactgtaaaaaaaaaaatccccaaaaatgtaaatgggaaggaatgaaaaaaatagcgagggataagtttaaaaaaaaaaaaaagaaaaacatgaataAAGAGGTTTCTGccaatcatgatttttttttttatatttttttttctggaaaaaaaataagtaggTAATTGGGGAAAATCTACTGCAAATTGGttaataacaggaaataaagtGAGGCGTAATTGACGCTCATCATAAATGACATGGAaaagcttgtttgtttgtttttttccagaataAGAATGGGATGGGGTCCAAAAGGCAACTATGCAAAGGAGATTGAGATGAATGGAAATTGGTGCCAGTTTGTGTGAATACACAGTCAATTCTGTCCAAGTGAACTTGACcccatttagagtgggaccaaatagactcggtTTTCGAGTcctatttacacttggaagagagtcaaatcaagaattggaaaaaataaaagcgactcaagggttgaggaagaaACTTGGGGAAACAGCCAATCTATTCGCTGGGCCAAGGCCCTCCTGCTTCctgttagtatatcgctcatgtcagTTGCAGGTGATTCCACGGAATTCCTAATTCCAACAGACCAAAAAAACGATGTCTTAGGTCTCCTCTAAAACTgggtctatttggtcccactctaaacttTACAGAATTTGCTGTGTAACGGATAGTATGCATCCCCCAAAAATCTGCCAACGTTGGTCaagttgcacacacacacacacgtacgacAAAATACACGACAGCACACATCAAATCCACTTTCCTTGGCGGAGGTCATGACGCTGATGTCCCCTGCAGAGGCTTTGACGGCACATCGGAACTTCACACGGGAATCTCCAACACGTCAGGTGGGCTCCGCGTCAGTCATGTCAATCATGTCGGGTGTGCGAATGGAGCGGACGCCGCTGGCTGACGTTGTGGCGTGTGTAGGCGTGGTGTACAACTACACGGGGGCGGGCGTTCGCCGGGACCGGAGCGGCTGGCGCTCGTGCGTC
Encoded here:
- the mkrn2os.1 gene encoding MKRN2 opposite strand, tandem duplicate 1 isoform X3, encoding MSRVFSRGSEVRTWAAGMMELSDLLRFSHCGRTVFTAPSPAGLRCPECDQAPRFSLAEAPVRVRAPVVNGHRTSCCFLVTSRHGADGLSEEANCELHVGISNSEGVVLSYTESGVRRQQHGWEQSVAVPLVAPGDCIPNWDTQLDRFAAMDTWTPDRFEEQREFGSCCYGFALGFINQLMMSQGKQPITRQRFTTDLVLPRLEAASRYVALFRHVRRHGYWSA
- the mkrn2os.1 gene encoding MKRN2 opposite strand, tandem duplicate 1 isoform X4; the protein is MMELSDLLRFSHCGRTVFTAPSPAGLRCPECDQAPRFSLAEAPVRVRAPVVNGHRTSCCFLVTSRHGADGLSEEANCELHVGISNSEGVVLSYTESGVRRQQHGWEQSVAVPLVAPGDCIPNWDTQLDRFAAMDTWTPDRFEEQREFGSCCYGFALGFINQLMMSQGKQPITRQRFTTDLVLPRLEAASRYVALFRHVRRHGYWSA
- the mkrn2os.1 gene encoding MKRN2 opposite strand, tandem duplicate 1 isoform X1, with amino-acid sequence MSRVFRSGHYSLVTFSHKIQCVFVHFLHFRTSRGSEVRTWAAGMMELSDLLRFSHCGRTVFTAPSPAGLRCPECDQAPRFSLAEAPVRVRAPVVNGHRTSCCFLVTSRHGADGLSEEANCELHVGISNSEGVVLSYTESGVRRQQHGWEQSVAVPLVAPGDCIPNWDTQLDRFAAMDTWTPDRFEEQREFGSCCYGFALGFINQLMMSQGKQPITRQRFTTDLVLPRLEAASRYVALFRHVRRHGYWSA
- the mkrn2os.1 gene encoding MKRN2 opposite strand, tandem duplicate 1 isoform X2; the protein is MSRVFRSGHYSLVTFSHKIQCVFVHFLHFRTSRGSEVRTWAAGMMELSDLLRFSHCGRTVFTAPSPAGLRCPECDQAPRFSLAEAPVRVRAPVVNGHRTSCCFLVTSRHGADGLSEEANCELHVGISNSEGVVLSYTESGVRRQQHGWEQSVAVPLVAPGDCIPNWDTQLDRFAAMDTWTPDRFEEQREFGSCCYGFALGFINQLMMSQGKQPITRQRFTTDLVLPRLEAASSGDAKRTSVGS